The genomic interval tttttgtgtttgtttctttttgtgttggtttgttttccctccccccccattaCTTCTAGTGCCAAAGATTGCTGAAATTCAGTTAAACTGATGGTGCCTGAAGTGTTGCAGTGAATCTCCACTCCCTTTGGACTGTGAGATTCAACTAGCATTCAGTTGCCCACCAGGCAGGCAGTTAGGAGATGCACAAAGCCACGCTGACGTCTACCCTGGCCTGTGCTGGCTGTACCTGGAACCGTTGGGGTTTTCTAGATTTCAGAGCCTCATGCCTGAATCCAGTTCCGGTTCACCTcgaagcagagctgttggtcAGACCTGCGGGCACTGGAAACTAGAAATGGCAGTGAGATGGGGCTGATGAGGTGTTGTCACAGTCAGAGATGCTTTTGAAGTTCCTTTATGGCTGCACAATTCCTCAGCAAGCAGTTACGCCTGCCAGCTCAATCAAAGCCATCCTTTGATGCTGTCCTGTACAGCTGTGGAGCCTTTGCTCACATGCTCTGCATCTTGCTTGACACAGTTGAGGGGAATTTAGCCAGCAAGACttcagggctgagctgtgggaaTGGAACCATCCTCAACTGCTTGAAACAGAGCGAGTTTctaagctgtgtttcagcaggaaCCAGGCGGTGCTAGGAACAAGCAACTGTTGGcaagagctcagtgcagctcttcCCTCACCCTGCACCACGCACGGCTCACACCATTCTCTGTTTCCTCTCTCCTGACCAAGTCCACCAGGCAGGATGAAGGAATCACCAGCTGCCTGTTGGCGTTCCtgcttcagcctgggaaaacCATCCTCTGTGGCCAAATGCCAACCGCAGCGCCGTCCCAGGGAGCCCTCAGAAACAGATGTTGTAGTGGTGGCAGGTAAGGGTGCAAATCCTGCTTTCAACCCCCTGTTTTTTAGCAACATAGAATTCGTGCTGTCAGTGGGCTCGATTGTCCTTCTAGCGTTCCAGCCCATACCTAACATCTTCAGCTCATTCCTGATCAAGAACCACTTTGATAATTCGGCTTGTGAACTTTTGGCACTAACCCTGTGTATCCTTCCCAGGTGAATTGAGCCCTTGTCAAGCCGAAAGATCCAGAGCAAATAGCGATGATGCGCTGTGTGCTTCCACGCATGGAGAGCTCTTAGGAAGCACAAATGGCTGCGGTTCAGACGACAGCCTTCAACATAACAACGGGGATGGAGAGAAGGAGCTCATCCAAGTCCAAGCCCTCGTTTCTCCCGTCTCTGCTGAAGTTGCTGACCCAAGGTTGCCAGACACCAGAGGCATCAGCCTGGACTGTGACCCGGTGCCTCTGCaatgtgcagcacagcccaagcACAGCCCGGGTGCCCCgacagcagcacctctgtgcaggAGCAGGTCGGCATCAGCGAGGAGTAGCAGAGCCTCTTGGAGGGGGGCTTAGAATCAGGCCTCCAGTCCCAGGCAccgggcagcagcactgagagctctgAGCCACTCTCTCTGTGACCTTTCCACCCAAGAGAGGACGATTCCCATCTTTACCCGGACCTCTCACACCCTcctgtcttttcctttaataataaCAGCACACTTGTGCTCACTCAACGCCTTGACTGCCTGTGGAGTCTTCATTCACGAGGACTGGGATGaatgcagcacacagcaaggcACCTCAGCTTGCAACGCTGAGGCTGCAGGGTACACAAAGCAGAGCTCCAGGCTTGTTCCCGTTTTGTCTGGCTTTGGGGtgtctgcagctcccatttGGTACGATAGCAAATAATCTCTAGCATCCTGGATGCTGCTCATGATAACCCCAAGCTTCCTGGCGGTGGCTTTGTGATGCCTTTCAGGGCTTTTGGATGCACTGTGATGCCTTGGCTGCTCCCTAACAcctctcctccagctgtgtCCATTCCTGGCTCCCAACCTCTGGGCTGCCTGCGCAGATAATCTGCAGTCCTGTCATCAGCACgctgcagcaggaagagctcACCCAGAACCGGCGTCTCATTGGTCATTGtcagcgctgtcccgccctcgccagcctctcattggtcatcggcagcgctgtccctCCCTCGCCAGTCTCTCATTGGTCAGTGGCAACGCCATCCCGCCTCCGacagcctctcattggtcatcaGCAGCACTGTCCCGCCACCGCCAGCGTCTTAatggtcatcggcagcgctgtccccTCCCCGCCAGtctctcattggtcagcggcTGGGCTGTCCTGCCCTTgccagcctctcattggtcatcgggAGTGCCGTCCTGCCCTTgccagcctctcattggtcatcgcCAGCGCTGTCCCCTCCCCGCCAGtctctcattggtcagcggcTGGGCCGTCCTGCCCTTgccagcctctcattggtcatcgggAGTGCCGTTCTGCCCTTgccagcctctcattggtcatcgcCAGCGCAGTCCCGCCCCTGCCAGtctctcattggtcagcagcaGTGCCGTCCTGCCCCCATgtgcctctcattggtcatcggcagtGCTGTCCCTCCCCaccagcctctcattggtcagcggcagcgcTGTCCCTCCCCaccagcctctcattggtcagcggcagcgTTGTCCCGCCCATACCAGCttctcattggtcatcggcagcgccaTCCCGCCCTCGGCAGCGTCTCATTGGTCAGCGGAAGCGATGTCCCGCCCCcgccagcctctcattggtcagcagcaGTGCCGTCCCACCCCCATgtgcctctcattggtcatcggcagcgccaTCCCTCCCCaccagcctctcattggtcagtgGAAGCGACGTCCCGCCCTCaccagcctctcattggtcattggcagcgccgtccctCCCTTgccagcctctcattggtcatcggcagcgccgtcccACCCTCGCCAGCTTCTCATTCATCAGCGGCTGCTCCGTCCCGCCACCACCAGCCTCTCATTGCTCATTGGCAGCGTCTTCCCGCCCTCGCCAGCTTCTCATTGATCAGTGGCAACGCCATTGTGCCCCcgccagcctctcattggtcatccGTAGCATCGTCCTGCCCTCGCCAGCCTCTTATTGGTCATCGGCAGTGCAGTCTCGCCCCCGCCAGCCTATCATTGGTCTTCGGCAGtgctgtcccgccctcgccagTGTCTTATTGGTCATCGGCAGTGCAGTCCCACCTCcgccagcctctcattggtcatccGTAGCACCATCCCGCCCTCACCAGCGTCTTATTGGTCATCGGCATCACCGTCCCGCCCCAGGCAGCGTCTTATTGGTCATCGGCAGTGCTGTCCCGTCCTcgccagcctctcattggtcagtgGTAGCACCATCCCACCCTCGCCAGCCTCTTATATCCTCTTATAAGGCTGTAGTACAAACCTTGGTGAAGAGTGGTCTTCTGGGGCTCTGTGTCGCCCTCTAAGGCTCCAGTTCTGCCATTCCCGAAGGCAGGTGGCACCGATCCACTGGTACAGGATCCAAGAGAAATTAATGGCACAGCTCTCAACGACGCTTCTTTTAGGCCCTTCTTTCAGGATGGGGTGAATCGTAATTTGGAAACACCTTTCTGCCTCCGTGGGCTGCCTTTCTCTTTTGGACTGGGTACCTGGGTTTTTGGTGGCTGAATTGAGGTGCACTGGCTCTTAACGCTGTTGTTAGCCAAAATATTAACTCTGTACTTCTATGCTCCTTTTTGAAACAAGTGCCCCAAAGCTGCACAGAatggagcagatcgtcttgagggAGACCATGCGGCACGTGCGGGATGAgcgggggatcaggcccagcagcatgggttcatgaagggcaggtcctgtttgaccaacctgatctccttctatgatccggtgacccatctggtggatgagggaaaggctgtggatgtgctCTGCCTCGActccagcaaagcctttggcactgtctcccacagcattctcctgcagaagctggcagcttggatggctgcactctgtgctgggtgaggagctggctggagggccgggctcAGAGAGTGGcggtgaatggagtcaaatccagtTGGCGTCCAGTCGTGAGCAGTGTGCCCCAGGgctcggtgctggggcctgtcctcttcaatatctgtATTGATggcctggatgagggcatcgagtgcaccctcagtaaatttgcagatgacaccaaattggctggaagtgtggatctgcctgggggtggcgaggccctacagagggatctggacaggctggagagctgggctggagccaatgggatgagtttcaacaaggccaaatgccgggtcctgcacttcggcc from Lagopus muta isolate bLagMut1 chromosome 25, bLagMut1 primary, whole genome shotgun sequence carries:
- the LOC125684468 gene encoding uncharacterized protein LOC125684468, with the protein product MVIGSAVPSPPVSHWSAAGLSCPCQPLIGHRECRPALASLSLVIASAVPSPPVSHWSAAGPSCPCQPLIGHRECRSALASLSLVIASAVPPLPVSHWSAAVPSCPHVPLIGHRQCCPSPPASHWSAAALSLPTSLSLVSGSVVPPIPASHWSSAAPSRPRQRLIGQRKRCPAPASLSLVSSSAVPPPCASHWSSAAPSLPTSLSLVSGSDVPPSPASHWSLAAPSLPCQPLIGHRQRRPTLASFSFISGCSVPPPPASHCSLAASSRPRQLLIDQWQRHCAPASLSLVIRSIVLPSPASYWSSAVQSRPRQPIIGLRQCCPALASVLLVIGSAVPPPPASHWSSVAPSRPHQRLIGHRHHRPAPGSVLLVIGSAVPSSPASHWSVVAPSHPRQPLISSYKAVVQTLVKSGLLGLCVAL